The Paenibacillus yonginensis genome segment TTCATCTTGGATACGGATTTGGGATGGATTCTGACCCGCGTTTCCCCTTTGCTCTGGTAGAATGAGAAGCCAAGAAATTTAACTTTTGTCGCATCGTCCACAATCGTTTTCTCCCGGTTTACCTTGAGAAACAACTTCTTCTCGATGTAAGGGAGAATTTTCGTCAGGGTACGCTCCGCACTCCTCCTGCTCCGGCAGAATATGAGCATATCGTCTGCGTATCGCACGAATCGATGTCCTCTTGCTTCCAGTTCCTTGTCCAATTCATTCAGCATGATATTGCTGAGAATCGGACTTAGGTTCCCTCCCTGCGGTACGCCGATTTCCGTGTCCTCAAACTTATGCTTCACGACGACTCCCGCCCGGAGATACTTATGGATGAGCGAGATCACTCGTCCGTCTTTGATCGTTCTTGAAAGCACCTCGATAAGCTTGCTTTGGTTGACGGTGTCAAAGTATTTCTCCAAGTCCATATCCACCACGTAACGATATCCCTCTTGCACGTATTGTTGGCTTCGTTTCATCGCGTGGTGTGCGCTCCGTTTGGGTCGGAATCCGTAGCTGTTGTCTGAAAACTGCCTCTCATAAATTGGCGTAAGCACTTGGGCGATTGCCTGCTGGATGACTCGGTCAACCACTGTTGGAATGCCAAGGTTTCTCTTCTTTCCGTTCTCTTTGGGAATCTCTACCCTTCGAACGGGATTCGGGCGGTACTTGCCGCCCAAGATCAGTTGCT includes the following:
- the ltrA gene encoding group II intron reverse transcriptase/maturase translates to MKVTETGAKGSQLLTEDSLQKNSAEHEGYAGVHSPARITETDDTNATESKDRLLEKIVSRDNLNEAFKRVKANKGSHGIDGMGVDELLQYLRDNGETIKQLILGGKYRPNPVRRVEIPKENGKKRNLGIPTVVDRVIQQAIAQVLTPIYERQFSDNSYGFRPKRSAHHAMKRSQQYVQEGYRYVVDMDLEKYFDTVNQSKLIEVLSRTIKDGRVISLIHKYLRAGVVVKHKFEDTEIGVPQGGNLSPILSNIMLNELDKELEARGHRFVRYADDMLIFCRSRRSAERTLTKILPYIEKKLFLKVNREKTIVDDATKVKFLGFSFYQSKGETRVRIHPKSVSKMKAKVKELTSRSNGMGNTDRALKLRRYIMGWVNYFKLADMKQLLQTTDKWMRRRIRMVFWKQWKRVRTKLERLISLGIHEQKAWEYANTRKGYWRISNSPILSKSLGNNRLKNLGFLFFSDYYRQVTAHS